A window of Salmo trutta chromosome 5, fSalTru1.1, whole genome shotgun sequence contains these coding sequences:
- the alpk1 gene encoding alpha-protein kinase 1: MDSQEVGAMLEECHRAVSAAGLVVVEPTEEAKLNFQRYRESLSVELSMLLQEAVAMRWPFVPEKWQYKQSVTSQDKVNLKDFISLHLPQLLALLKASILAREPQWAASVVFLMDRFLYWTDESSRLLKITKLLHRHYPGTPIAPQLVIRQARVYLNDGKLQKAEYILSSLINTSGATGCWVYQSDSDRTLIQAVSVQVRGQVLQKLGLWLEAAELIWTSLVGYYALPQPDKKGIGTSLGILANILVSMNDGDFHAFKTNPGIDLCFLENDGHRLLSAAEAAKMAVVYSQYASLYVLTNVVTQGTCLLSYSFSVECPPSDKHSFLFRAKEAFEIGLLTKTGGDMVTSKQELHTFLKAAYSLTVSHKWLGTPQKTVDQARLVCREALEKFYAYCHADSQQRDALCTGVMSLISQVKIILRVNPFLNSDKGSFIPDSYRDVVEERAVRFTLDGFSKVMGRFRQYHTSVCEASEASCRRKHEGHQAGLCITALGTTATAPNTECATENHKPQKATHKEELHRDKVPNASCLAPRLPQEQELCTTLGSTEELPSNSYNKMSLKSLSSSFGSSFEKVSLNSPGSPLSCSGYKDGSVPDKVNMEYLCDPNCLTEVSEDGLENGPESKSKTRKRDIRASLSAQAGSNSSTRVTSSSSTHTGSDVEQFEMIDEQSLIETVETEEECHGCGASVSVRPTGDGVVMHPGYQDKSRTSSFSSIGDSLGSQSSWQKLSLSDTSREAAAVPQMRSAAPAAVNEHRGPAASQIVPNFNVDQEAETEEDTGSPHPFGPNSAAAYHRRPPQLGSESLIPEQCLSTEIDSSYEMVEKEIGHIVNNTEPCAGEKQIPSHLNSSCYACLKHGIMGGLVPENQYVLTEEDYIALLAGMCHGCMLKRLQSDMKFKLGKQKSAYSALLLKYSRASGLWTSRETYVYIGEPIGKQGQQRIALWVQFLHQEERLSSYVGKEYLEPKGIQFHLSDVERQMTAQYYVTEFNKRLYKEKVTAQIFFIPSEVLLILEGDEVVDCVTVEPYMLGDFVKLTNNTTKVDKRFKASEYGIAFGHFTYQFSGCQEVVVDLQGWVTANGKGLTYLTDPQIHSLRTPKGATNFAERGVNYFLKDQHGPECNSICDLLSLGKLQ, encoded by the exons ATGGACAGCCAGGAGGTGGGAGCCATGCTGGAGGAGTGTCACAGGGCTGTGTCTGCAGCGGGTCTGGTGGTAGTGGAGCCCACAGAGGAAGCCAAGCTCAACTTCCAAAGATACAGAG AGTCCCTGTCAGTTGAACTGAGCATGCTCCTGCAGGAGGCAGTGGCGATGAGGTGGCCCTTTGTACCAGAGAAGTGGCAGTACAAGCAGTCAGTCACTTCCCAGGACAAAGTCAACTTGAAGGACTTCATTAGTCTGCATCTACCACAGCTACTC GCTCTGCTGAAGGCGTCCATCTTGGCCAGGGAACCCCAGTGGGCAGCAAGTGTGGTCTTCCTGATGGATCGGTTCCTGTATTGGACAGATGAGTCCAGCCGGCTGCTGAAGATCACCAAGCTCCTCCACAGACACTACCCAGGAACCCCCATCGCCCCCCAGCTGGTCATACGACAGGCCAGAGTCTATCTCAATGACG GTAAACTCCAGAAGGCAGAGTACATACTGAGCAGTCTCATCAACACTAGTGGAGCAACAG GTTGCTGGGTATATCAGTCTGACAGTGATAGGACTCTGATCCAGGCGGTCAGTGTGCAAGTGCGTGGACAGGTTCTGCAGAAACTTG GACTGTGGCTGGAGGCTGCTGAGCTGATCTGGACCTCCCTGGTCGGCTATTACGCTCTTCCTCAACCTGATAAAAAG GGCATTGGAACGTCTCTTGGGATTCTGGCCAACATATTGGTGTCTATGAATGATGGAGACTTCCATGCATTTAAGACCAATCCGGGCATTGACTTG TGTTTCCTTGAGAACGATGGCCACCGTCTCCTCTCAGCAGCTGAGGCAGCTAAAATGGCGGTGGTGTACAGCCAGTATGCCTCGCTGTACGTGTTAACCAACGTG gTCACCCAAGGCACCTGTCTGTTGTCCTACAGTTTCTCAGTAGAATGCCCCCCCTCGGACAAACACTCCTTCCTCTTCCGGGCCAAGGAAGCCTTTGAGATCGGCCTACTTACTAAAACAGGGGGGGACATGGTCACTAGCAAACAGGAGCTCCACACATTCCTCAAGGCAGCCTACTCTCTGACTGTCAGTCACAAGTGGCTGGGCACCCCTCAGAAGACAGTGGACCAGGCCAGATTGGTATGCCGGGAGGCTTTGGAGAAGTTCTATGCCTACTGCCATGCAGACAGCCAACAGAGAGATGCCCTTTGCACTGGAGTTATGAGTCTGATATCCCAAGTGAAGATTATTTTGCGGGTCAATCCATTCTTGAACTCAGACAAGGGGTCGTTCATCCCAGATAGCTATAGAGACGTGGTGGAAGAGAGAGCAGTGCGGTTCACTCTGGATGGTTTCTCCAAGGTGATGGGGAGGTTCAGGCAGTACCACACCTCAGTGTGTGAGGCCTCTGAGGCAAGCTGTAGGAGGAAACATGAAGGCCACCAGGCTGGACTCTGTATAACAGCACTGGGGACCACGGCAACGGCCCCTAACACAGAGTGTGCCACTGAGAACCACAAGCCCCAAAAAGCCACACATAAAGAAGAGTTACACAGAGACAAAGTACCCAATGCCTCTTGTTTAGCTCCAAGGTTACCTCAGGAACAGGAGCTCTGTACAACTCTGGGTAGCACTGAAGAGCTACCAAGCAATAGCTATAATAAAATGTCTCTCAAATCACTCAGTAGCAGCTTTGGGTCCTCATTTGAAAAAGTGTCTTTGAACAGCCCTGGGTCTCCCCTCAGCTGTAGTGGCTACAAAGATGGCAGTGTTCCGGATAAGGTAAACATGGAGTATCTGTGTGATCCAAACTGTCTCACCGAGGTTAGTGAAGATGGGTTGGAAAATGGGCCAGAATCTAAAAGCAAGACCAGGAAAAGAGATATCAGAGCAAGTCTCAGTGCTCAGGCAGGATCCAACTCTTCCACCCGGGTCACTTCCTCATCATCCACCCACACAGGAAGTGATGTTGAGCAGTTTGAAATGATTGACGAACAGAGTCTAATAGAGACTGTGGAGACCGAGGAGGAGTGTCACGGGTGTGGTGCGTCAGTGTCGGTGAGACCTACAGGAGACGGAGTAGTGATGCATCcagggtaccaagacaagtcgagGACTTCCTCCTTTAGCTCCATTGGCGACAGCCTCGGCTCCCAGTCATCGTGGCAGAAACTATCCCTATCTGACACATCCCGTGAGGCGGCTGCAGTACCACAAATGCGTTCTGCAGCCCCAGCAGCTGTAAATGAACACCGAGGTCCCGCCGCCTCGCAGATAGTTCCAAACTTCAATGTGGATCAAGAAGCAGAAACGGAGGAAGACACTGGATCCCCTCACCCCTTTGGGCCTAACAGTGCTGCAGCCTATCACAGAAGACCTCCACAACTAGGATCTGAGAGCCTCATCCCGGAGCAGTGTCTCTCTACAGAGATAGACAGCTCCTATGAGATGGTGGAGAAAGAGATAGGACACATAGTCAACAACACTGAACCCTGTGCTGGAGAGAAGCAGATTCCCTCTCACCTAAACTCCTCATGCTACGCCTGTCTAAAGCACGGCATCATGGGCGGTCTAGTGCCTGAGAACCAGTACGTTTTGACAGAGGAGGACTACATCGCCCTCCTGGCTGGGATGTGTCATGGCTGTATGTTAAAGAGACTGCAGAGTGACATGAAATTCAAGCTTGGGAAACAGAAAAGCGCCTACA gtGCTCTCCTTCTGAAGTACTCCAGGGCCTCTGGACTGTGGACGTCCAGAGAGACCTATGTGTACATCGGAGAGCCAATAGGGAAGCAAGGCCAGCAGAGAATAGCATTATGGGTACAGTTTCTACACCAAGAGGAGAGGCTGAGTAG TTATGTGGGGAAGGAGTACCTAGAACCTAAGGGCATTCAGTTCCATCTGAGTGACGTGGAGAGGCAGATGACGGCCCAGTACTACGTGACAGAGTTTAACAAGAGACTCTACAAGGAGAAAGTGACCGCTCAGATCTTCTTCATCCCTTCAGAAGTGCTACTG ATCTTGGAGGGGGATGAGGTGGTGGACTGTGTGACAGTGGAGCCCTACATGCTGGGGGACTTTGTGAAGCTCACCAACAACACTACTAAAGTGGACAAGCGGTTCAAGGCATCAGAATATGGAATCGCTTTCGGACATTTCACCTACCAGTTCTCTGGATGCCAAGAGGTTGTTGTCGACCTACaag gGTGGGTAACCGCCAATGGGAAGGGGCTGACGTACCTCACAGACCCCCAGATCCACTCTCTCAGGACCCCTAAAGGTGCCACTAACTTCGCTGAGAGGGGGGTcaattatttcctaaaggaccaGCATGGACCAGAATGCAACAGTATCTGTGACCTACTGTCACTGGGCAAACTGCAGTAA